In a genomic window of Octopus bimaculoides isolate UCB-OBI-ISO-001 chromosome 25, ASM119413v2, whole genome shotgun sequence:
- the LOC106882218 gene encoding uncharacterized protein LOC106882218, whose product METSQTFNFNIPKLKRQATKDNLLEIDPKSRDAKEILANVTRSYLDQNYCGPWQIQAIHSVRNTELEQDYRSKRTELKEEGRHNRELSDQIAFYAIRDPSYVPKIAKNGLTTNNLPFSIIGDHNSGVYLSKHADVSLQMVETISNQLTTALFVFNVLTGKCKPVNERLMSSIEPTPNYDCHVGLQPPQLSDIHIIQTQRSQIYLYEYDDEGMPAPRPRHCLPYAVITYERKANTIVPGSISKSIYIYDPTKGPPPSKKSEEKNDWKKGPRHPVPFKNVPNNLEPNNRMLPGIRPPLLGPGLSDRDHMLQNVFPQDTESRANEQCRMLASLFLGYGSQPSLPDISQKVLVQRSGSDPRMKCRQDQIPLDVEHCPPPIDNSGFSIENNGQFKPQFYTDDIKMDVSHIWGQPNPMYGYGNEPTDQMNWYPLPYSRPLLQNEVDPQCLGDQHPWKHDKEEVALNMNLNQYEGNSQNKLANSEWHASGSEFFENKDWKTSYLNNCDNKISIGSGNTFTNTGTMNSISDTSNTATTTTTTTATSNSSSSSNSGGSSNASAITKRPIPFALNKKKPAGFTTETKIGEKKSSDIELTEKSVQDLLDRLPTVKKEPSLHHTDMPKKSSVKNLLKTSVSASKNLFESELLKKGSNKASDSVASVTFPKSSKSSSEAESSPSGHIKGQDCSMHELMMQLLSSQENEPFEPSSNKKSSILKLKTKKSEESTKKPSLNKMSIEDLKKLKDFVHSKLKASKEHKSGLTNSTQGASVRVTPKIKTTAPSGKTGLKTTILLPTVADHTEETALQPEALSKLLNTVESTIEAREQPQAPASSRGEVAEVSEFEKKYKSFLHKLRKRQIKDTQSHKLLQGPEGMLCDEIPPPVMDAVGIDDVNTKLMKELLLLDPDNSESTSVSEADSLYLPPSERKKKKCSVASRSLLKKKAPFDMTGYRRRRKRQKMRRKASEFDNISLTSTTSTFGDKTTLKDNNLLSDFNKYLDLDFPISDLYLEQEKSLFGEELPVKRTPTLRDFGYDDWKSAMFSVRFQPVVTLNDCIKQITSHLKREGTSNVMNWIGSHQDLMNALNIPEQTSNTESLSKSLSSATSQMTSKSESATNIKLSKFHSKASPVFKADFEEFGSTIDITSLKNDAKRKFASKCEKANKLLKLSSGDSFKKKVKVAKDKFSCKSPPKEKKLGIDKKVSSTSTTSKPDKEKKASTTSVPSKKPWNLCIIQTSVDKPKPIYEPKQLKATKF is encoded by the exons acaATTTGCTTGAAATTGACCCAAAGAGCCGAGATGCAAAAGAAATACTTGCAAACGTTACTCGGTCCTATCTTGACCAAAATTATTGCGGGCCTTGGCAGATTCAAGCGATTCACTCAGTCCGAAATACAGAACTGGAACAAGACTATAG AAGCAAGCGTACTGAATTAAAAGAAGAAGGCCGACATAACCGTGAGCTTAGTGATCAAATAGCATTTTATGCGATCAGAGACCCTTCCTATGTTCCAAAGATAGCCAAAAATGGTTTAACAACCAATAACCTGCCATTTAGTATCATTG GAGATCATAATTCTGGCGTGTATTTGTCCAAACATGCAGATGTCAGTTTGCAGATGGTTGAAACCATTTCAAATCAGTTAACAACTGCActttttgtatttaat GTATTAACGGGTAAATGTAAACCTGTAAATGAACGACTGATGTCTAGTATTGAACCCACACCAAACTATGACTGCCATGTGGGACTTCAACCACCTCAACTCTCAGATATTCATATCATTCAAACGCAACGTTCACAG atatacttgtatgaatatgatgatgagggAATGCCTGCACCTCGCCCTCGACACTGTCTTCCTTATGCTGTGATAACCTATGAACGAAAAGCAAATACTATTGTACCTGGATCGATTTCAAAATCTATTTATATCTACGATCCAACTAAAGGTCCTCCCCCTAGCAAAAAATCTGAGGAGAAAAATGATTGGAAAAAAGGACCTCGTCATCCAGTCCCCTTCAAAAATGTCCCAAATAACCTCGAGCCTAACAATCGAATGCTTCCAGGAATACGACCACCTCTGTTAGGTCCAGGCTTATCAGACAGGGACCATATGCTTCAGAATGTTTTTCCTCAAGACACTGAGAGTAGAGCAAATGAGCAATGTAGAATGCTAGCAAGTTTATTCCTAGGATACGGGTCACAACCGTCTCTTCCTGATATCTCCCAGAAAGTCTTAGTTCAAAGATCTGGATCAGATCCAAGAATGAAATGTCGTCAAGATCAAATTCCTTTAGATGTAGAACATTGCCCACCTCCTATAGATAATTCCGGTTTTTCTATAGAAAACAACGGACAGTTCAAGCCCCAGTTTTACACTGATGACATAAAAATGGACGTCAGCCATATCTGGGGTCAACCAAACCCAATGTATGGATATGGCAATGAACCAACTGACCAGATGAATTGGTATCCACTTCCGTACAGTCGACCCTTGTTGCAAAATGAAGTTGATCCTCAGTGCTTAGGAGACCAACATCCATGGAAGCACGACAAAGAAGAAGTTGCCTTAAACATGAATCTCAATCAGTATGAAGGAAATTCCCAGAATAAACTTGCAAACAGTGAATGGCATGCAAGTGGGTCAGAGTTTTTTGAAAATAAGGACTGGAAGACTAGCTATCTAAACAACTGTGATAACAAAATATCAATTGGTTCTGGCAATACATTTACTAACACAGGCACTATGAATTCTATTAGTGACACCTCAaatactgctacaactactaccactactactgctactagtaatagtagtagtagtagtaatagtggtggtagcagtaatgCTAGTGCTATAACTAAAAGGCCAATACCGTTTGCTTTAAACAAGAAAAAGCCAGCCGGTTTCACTACTGAAACAAAAATCGGTGAAAAGAAAAGCTCTGACATAGAACTAACAGAGAAGAGTGTACAGGATCTTCTAGACAGATTGCCGACAGTTAAGAAAGAGCCATCTCTACATCACACTGATATGCCAAAAAAATCTTCTGTGAAGAACCTTCTGAAGACTTCAGTATCTGCCTCCAAAAATCTGTTTGAATCAGAACTGCTCAAGAAAGGCTCCAATAAAGCATCAGATAGTGTTGCTTCGGTAACATTTCCAAAATCAAGCAAGAGTTCGTCAGAGGCCGAGAGTTCCCCCAGTGGTCACATAAAGGGGCAGGACTGTTCCATGCATGAATTGATGATGCAGTTGTTGAGTTCCCAAGAAAACGAACCATTTGAACCTTCATCAAATAAAAAGTCTTCAATTTTAAAACTGAAGACTAAAAAATCTGAAGAATCAACCAAG AAACCTTCTTTGAACAAAATGTCTATTGAGGATCTGAAGAAACTAAAAGACTTTGTGCACTCCAAACTAAAAGCATCAAAAGAACACAAGAGTGGTTTGACAAATTCAACTCAGGGCGCTTCGGTGAGAGTCACCCCAAAAATAAAAACCACGGCCCCATCTGGTAAAACAGGTTTAAAGACAACAATACTGCTACCAACTGTTGCAGACCATACAGAA GAAACTGCTCTGCAGCCTGAGGCTTTGTCAAAATTGTTAAACACCGTAGAATCTACTATTGAAGCCAGGGAGCAGCCCCAGGCACCTGCTAGCAGCAGGGGTGAAGTAGCTGAGGTTtcagaatttgaaaagaaatataaatcatttcttcataaactACGGAAGAGGCAAATTAAAGATACACAGAGTCACAAACTCCTACAAGGTCCAGAAGGAATGCTGTGTGATGAAATACCTCCTCCGGTGATGGATGCTGTTGGTATTGATGATGTCAATACAAAGCTGATGAAAGAACTTCTGTTGTTGGACCCAGACAACTCTGAGTCTACCAGTGTGTCAGAAGCTGACAGTCTGTACTTACCCCCAAGTGAGCGCAAAAAGAAAAAGTGCTCTGTGGCGTCTCGGAGCCTGCTTAAAAAGAAAGCACCTTTTGATATGACTGGCTATCGGCGGCGACGGAAACGGCAGAAAATGAGGAGAAAAGCATCAGAGTTTGACAACATCAGCCTCACATCAACAACTAGTACATTTGGAGACAAAACGACATTGAAAGATAACAATCTTCTCTCagatttcaacaaatatttagatttagatttcCCGATATCTGATTTATATCTTGAACAAGAGAAATCTTTATTTGGTGAAGAATTACCTGTGAAGCGAACACCGACACTGAGAGATTTTGGTTATGATGACTGGAAATCGGCTATGTTCTCAGTACGGTTTCAGCCAGTTGTGACCCTGAATGACTGCATAAAGCAG atcacaAGTCATTTGAAAAGAGAAGGAACATCCAATGTGATGAACTGGATTGGAAGTCACCAGGACCTCATGAATGCTCTAAACATTCCAGAACAGACATCAAATACGGAATCCCTTTCAAAATCTCTTTCCTCAGCTACTTCCCAAATGACAAGTAAAAGTGAATCTGCGACTAATATCAAACTTTCAAAATTTCACTCTAAAGCATCTCCAGTTTTTAAGGCAGATTTTGAAGAATTCGGTTCGACAATTGACATTACTTCTCTGAAAAACGATGCTAAAAGAAAATTTGCCAGTAAATGTGAAAAAGCCAATAAACTATTGAAACTCTCTTCAGGTGATTCTTTCAAAAAGAAAGTCAAAGTAGCAAAAGACAAATTCTCTTGCAAAAGTCCTCCGAAGGAAAAGAAACTTGGCATAGATAAAAAGGTTTCTTCTACTTCGACAACTTCAAAAcctgacaaagaaaagaaagcatcAACTACATCTGTTCCCAGCAAAAAACCATGGAATCTGTGTATCATTCAAACCTCAGTTGATAAACCCAAACCTATCTATGaaccgaaacagct AAAAGCCACAAAGTTCTAA
- the LOC128250770 gene encoding uncharacterized protein LOC128250770, which translates to MNRDLSTNDGNKPSKPLLLQESPADLYNPVKINSEEIEDVSAHISKDMTNSSKTVISKKPWNLCIIQTSVDKPKPIYEPKQLSVIPIINKDVTPATPKLSYEEKPQSSKDNIPDYAKFSKEIVKGFKPSTSTISLEKGEMYSPVSPERNEEPARVRPVPLNEPGNDHKTWGFYREMLPRKSVSDDTNSVSDEDSKLLASKQKPGSESKLNSERNSSMRAFSSGHCMNADSDDSDTNSNEDLAKPLYIDESASGTHSDNNDHRLSPIKEMLKSLDSYDDDDDDDSCDATSWKLPSMYGGKASKSESDKKNLSHQQKSHEKDKNLFQSLNEDFGSVSPSEAKDEGSEKASSSDPGKLFSAYEYKGHEDSSNDTSHIWMKSLTTLSQAKAVSSLNISDEMMDMLRKVVKGSKDSNSPVSPNCDANNKGQVDSDGNKSESAVESRCGVEEERGKHSAETVLKILGGGGEEEEDFNKTTADSNVTNRKNQTAAHQTPDKTNSITNADDDGDMCMSGQAIPVLEPAKKRTSMKRARSQSPTAFSSLKLFPPPNWLPTPSPFLVSSNPLKSIDWTIPPSTSPLATSLHSQQLLWSPALSMSQSLLSKNIPFPVGFPGSGLTATNPLLLNRPIHPLMVPRQNDLVDWFADKINPKSQMPSVNVAQSSTSSSSSPSTSSSVPAKKAVTKSSSELETLSKETDSNKDSKPDASNDSEISELHSTKDREKEKCELSRSSCYSPTDKTLELSSLSCLDHSQSSESSKDGLAEKAENVKMKKSSSNELFVPSAISESFNSNAMPEIAIPAYNKTSRKGLRSVDGNDCDSENDAAAGTISDTSKQSTDGHTSATEGLNTSQDVDLLSDNTASDDINNEVSKLLSYMGAKKRRSSKERSKSSSSSKSKQPKRSKHDDLSHPIPKAVQISTINSRKLKEASLPESNRKLLKELAKQFSKRKHHKSDLQALLESVKKIKKELASQPSESREDLPAGKTSAVSDKSDRVVRVKKEQQKSSSKRSSGEKSSSRSKHHKSSEKKWAENLWKPVKTEAEEKTGRSSDAPPIVINYKQKGSEKTDVSSVTRTSSGSKSNKSSKKEEEEGGGGGGGKDNGDEEKNEQNCDSELEEGELPDEDDDCDINAKERFESLRQSESFDNYPRERWWHDKRDLPNDDRFFESNPGRPPRDMPWDMENNPDGYQRVRMDNYSIEQPEGFPRDCYPLKRAEPFQLNRMDDCPFPQPEGYSMNQMDNYPPEHDDSFPYNRPEDIPHNQMENYSCGRSDGNKRGKGKNYHGKRGHYLHGGKFAPYPQNKMGNCLPEDAKNYEMEPDGYYNEEHKKFPRGKSENYPRGKSNKYPFKRTRRRSFKKHEPSHDPADYCQDKIDGFLYEKTDNFYYDKGFQYNQSENYFHGNSSGYCSDKGDPFNCDNDNMVGNVPKFNQFNAWAPNEMEGPMQRFPKHGKSVFDRLSTKDPKLELGGRAYRGKQPFPGDAASWLEDGSIPFSNSKKKKLKAEVEDISYEELLEQTAKQLKEPLEEEEEKKCSSFDTIDEYVQMFVEQGCSEYNIIKKTLGVSLDTRFDTMSKTRRKKIRKKIQSQLQALKQAPTINNNGNEPPSLFPKLPMPSSSESAAFNLDSIPVCSSLKSMSDSIELLQNIMMKRRPEDEILQNSRSSSETQDDSDDESNSTNNVEMQEDANITDPDVKRAVHKVRANMMSAAEKNGIGIPHQKIPLSLLLAEEKDSLYSSEGCFLILMRKIPTKSVERLVTLREVLDHINCEMQLAQKNNDAPKFQTLQATKINLHERRKCVLENFTGPLNRKRLRLIEKACRKYQCCLDYMNANPDMIKDIDKEFVVKSLKAIQGHRSTVKNILENKDCNALPPPPLVPNSQISMGMTSSGLYP; encoded by the exons ATGAACCGAGATTTGTCAACGAATGATGGCAATAAACCTAGCAAACCCCTCTTATTACAGGAATCTCCAGCAGACTTATATAATCCAGTAAAGATCAACAGTGAAGAAATTGAAGATGTATCTGCACACATTAGCAAAGATATGACAAACTCTTCAAAGACAGTTATCAGCAAAAAACCATGGAATCTGTGTATCATTCAAACCTCAGTTGATAAACCCAAACCTATCTATGaaccgaaacagctgtcagtGATCCCTATTATTAATAAAGATGTAACTCCTGCAACCCCCAAACTTTCTTATGAAGAAAAGCCACAAAGTTCTAAAGATAACATCCCAGATTATGCCAAATTTTCTAAAGAAATAGTCAAGGGCTTCAAGCCCTCAACTTCTACTATTTCACTCGAGAAAGGGGAAATGTATTCTCCAGTTTCACCGGAGAGAAATGAAGAACCAGCCAGAGTGAGGCCTGTTCCGCTAAACGAACCTGGAAATGATCATAAAACCTGGGGATTCTACAGAGAGATGTTGCCACGAAAGTCTGTATCTGATGACACAAACTCTGTGTCAGATGAAGACTCGAAGCTTTTGGCCTCAAAGCAGAAACCTGGCAGTGAGAGCAAATTGAATTCGGAAAGAAACAGTAGCATGAGAGCGTTCTCATCTGGGCACTGCATGAATGCGGATAGTGACGATAGCGATACTAATTCCAATGAAGATCTTGCGAAGCCTTTGTATATTGATGAAAGTGCCAGTGGTACACATTCGGATAATAACGATCATCGGCTTTCCCCAATTAAAGAGATGTTAAAATCTCTTGacagctatgatgatgatgatgatgacgatagttgTGATGCAACAAGTTGGAAGCTGCCTTCTATGTATGGTGGTAAAGCGAGTAAGAGTGAGTCAGATAAGAAAAACTTGTCTCACCAACAAAAATCTCATGAAAAGGACAAAAACCTTTTCCAGTCCTTAAATGAAGATTTTGGATCAGTTTCTCCATCAGAAGCAAAAGATGAAGGTTCGGAAAAAGCATCGTCTTCTGATCCTGGCAAACTGTTCAGCGCCTATGAGTACAAAGGGCATGAAGACTCGTCGAACGACACTTCTCATATTTGGATGAAAAGTCTGACGACATTGAGCCAAGCGAAAGCTGTGTCGTCGTTAAACATATCGGATGAAATGATGGACATGCTGCGGAAAGTTGTGAAAGGAAGTAAGGACAGCAACTCACCGGTGAGCCCGAATTGTGACGCCAACAATAAAGGGCAGGTTGACAGTGACGGAAATAAGAGTGAGTCAGCTGTGGAGTCTAGGTGCGGGGTTGAGGAGGAGAGGGGGAAACATTCCGCTGAAACTGTGTTGAAGATtctaggaggaggaggagaggaagaagaagatttCAACAAAACTACTGCTGATTCAAATGTAACAAATAGGAAAAACCAAACTGCGGCTCACCAGACACCTGATAAAACAAACAGCATAACGAAcgctgatgacgatggtgatatgTGTATGTCAGGTCAGGCTATTCCAGTCCTTGAACCAGCAAAGAAACGGACCTCAATGAAAAGAGCTCGATCTCAATCGCCCACTGCTTTCTCTTCTTTGAAACTCTTTCCTCCACCAAACTGGCTTCCGACACCGTCGCCATTTTTGGTATCTTCAAACCCATTGAAAAGCATTGACTGGACAATTCCTCCTTCAACCTCGCCTTTGGCCACTTCCCTCCATTCACAGCAACTTCTCTGGTCTCCCGCGCTCAGCATGTCGCAGTCGCTATTGAGCAAGAATATACCGTTCCCTGTTGGATTCCCCGGCTCAGGTTTAACTGCAACAAATCCACTCTTACTGAACAGACCCATTCACCCTCTAATGGTCCCAAGACAAAATGATTTAGTCGATTGGTTTGCTGACAAAATCAACCCCAAAAGCCAGATGCCATCCGTAAATGTTGCtcagtcatcaacatcatcatcatcttcaccatcaacatcatcatcagttccTGCTAAAAAAGCTGTGACTAAAAGTAGCTCAGAATTAGAAACCCTTTCCAAAGAGACAGATTCAAATAAAGATTCGAAACCAGATGCTTCCAATGACTCTGAAATTTCAGAATTGCATTCTACTAAAGACCGGGAGAAGGAAAAATGTGAATTAAGCAGGTCTTCTTGTTATAGTCCAACTGATAAAACTTTGGAGCTTTCCTCTTTATCATGTCTTGATCATTCTCAATCTTCAGAATCTTCAAAAGATGGCTTAGCTGAAAAGGCTGAgaatgtgaaaatgaaaaaatcttcctcaaacgaGCTGTTTGTACCTTCAGCGATATCAGAATCCTTTAACAGCAATGCAATGCCTGAGATTGCTATACCAGCATATAACAAGACCTCTAGAAAAGGCCTGAGGTCTGTAGATGGTAATGATTGTGATAGTGAGAATGATGCAGCTGCTGGTACAATTTCTGACACCTCGAAGCAGAGTACTGATGGCCACACGTCTGCAACTGAAGGTCTTAATACCTCGCAGGATGTGGATCTACTCTCTGATAATACAGCATCGGATGATATCAATAATGAAGTATCCAAACTTTTATCATATATGGGCGCCAAGAAAAGACGAAGCAGTAAAGAAAGAAGCAAGTCGTCCAGTTCCTCGAAAAGTAAACAGCCTAAGCGAAGCAAACATGATGATTTGTCGCATCCCATTCCAAAGGCTGTTCAGATATCTACTATTAATTCAAGAAAGCTAAAAGAAGCTTCTTTGCCAGAATCTAACAGGAAACTTCTCAAAGAACTAGCAAAGCAGTTTTCAAAACGGAAGCATCATAAATCTGATCTCCAAGCACTGTTAGAATCGGTGAAAAAGATCAAGAAGGAACTGGCATCACAGCCTTCTGAAAGCAGGGAAGATCTGCCTGCAGGAAAGACATCTGCTGTGTCTGACAAAAGCGATAGAGTTGTGCGGGTCAAGAAAGAACAGCAGAAGTCGAGCAGCAAGAGATCGTCTGGGGAGAAAAGTTCTAGCCGATCGAAGCATCATAAATCGTCTGAGAAAAAATGGGCTGAGAATCTTTGGAAACCTGTGAAGACAGAGGCAGAAGAGAAAACCGGCCGAAGCAGTGATGCTCCTCCTAtagtaataaattataaacagaagGGCAGTGAAAAGACAGACGTGTCCAGTGTAACTAGAACAAGCAGTGGAAGTAAGTCAAACAAGTCatcaaagaaagaagaagaagaaggaggaggaggaggaggaggaaaagataatggtgatgaagaaAAGAACGAACAGAATTGTGACTCAGAGCTGGAAGAGGGAGAACTacctgatgaggatgatgattgtgatattaATGCAAAAGAAAGGTTTGAGTCTTTGCGACAGTCGGAATCATTTGATAACTACCCAAGGGAGCGATGGTGGCATGATAAAAGGGACCTTCCAAATGACGATAGGTTCTTTGAGTCTAATCCTGGCAGACCACCAAGAGATATGCCATGGGATATGGAAAATAACCCTGATGGATATCAACGTGTTCGTATGGATAATTATTCCATTGAACAACCTGAAGGTTTCCCGCGTGACTGTTATCCTTTGAAAAGAGCTGAGCCTTTTCAACTCAACAGAATGGACGACTGTCCTTTCCCTCAACCTGAAGGTTATTCAATGAATCAGATGGATAATTATCCACCAGAACATGATGATAGCTTCCCATACAATAGGCCTGAGGATATTCCACATAACCAAATGGAAAATTATTCTTGCGGTCGATCTGATGGCAATAAGCGAGGGAAAGGTAAGAACTACCATGGAAAACGCGGTCATTATCTCCATGGGGGAAAGTTTGCTCCATACCCTCAGAATAAAATGGGTAATTGCTTGCCAGAAGATGCTAAAAACTATGAAATGGAACCTGATGGTTATTATAATGAGGAGCATAAAAAGTTTCCCAGAGGAAAATCTGAAAATTATCCTCGCGGAAAGTCAAATAAATATCCTTTTAAGAGAACACGACGTCGTTCATTCAAGAAACACGAACCATCCCATGATCCAGCTGACTACTGCCAGGACAAAATTGATGGATTCCTATATGAGAAAACTGACAACTTCTACTATGATAAAGGTTTCCAATATAACCAGTCAGAAAATTACTTCCATGGCAACAGTAGTGGTTACTGCTCTGATAAAGGAGACCCCTTTAACTGTGATAACGATAATATGGTTGGCAATGttcccaaatttaatcaatttaatgCTTGGGCTCCAAATGAAATGGAAGGCCCAATGCAGCGGTTTCCTAAACATGGTAAAAGCGTTTTCGACAGGCTGTCAACTAAGGATCCTAAATTGGAACTGGGTGGGAGAGCTTACAGAGGGAAACAGCCTTTCCCTGGTGATGCAGCCTCTTGGTTAGAAGACGGTTCGATTCCTTTCTCTAACAGCAAGAAGAAAAAGCTTAAGGCGGAGGTTGAAGATATAAGCTATGAAGAACTGTTAGAACAAACTGCCAAGCAGTTGAAAGAACccctggaagaagaagaagagaagaaatgcaGCTCCTTTGATACTATCGACGAATATGTTCAAATGTTTGTCGAACAAGGCTGTTCTGAATACAACATCATTAAGAAAACGCTTGGTGTATCGTTAGACACACGATTTGATACAATGTcaaaaacgagaagaaaaaagATTCGAAAGAAAATTCAAAGTCAGTTGCAAGCATTGAAACAGGCACCAACAATTAATAATAACGGTAACGAACCACCAAGTTTGTTCCCCAAATTACCTATGCCTTCTTCTTCCGAATCAGCAGCTTTTAATTTAGACAGTATTCCTGTCTGTAGTTCTTTGAAGTCTATGTCTGACTCCATAGAGTTATTGCAAAACATAATGATGAAACGTCGACCAGAGGATGAGATACTCCAGAACTCACGATCCTCTTCTGAGACGCAAGACGATTCAGATGACGAAAGTAACAGTACAAACAACGTAGAGATGCAAGAGGACGCTAATATTACAGACCCGGACGTCAAACGTGCCGTGCATAAAGTTCGAGCCAACATGATGTCAGCAGCAGAAAAGAACGGCATTGGGATTCCACACCAGAAGATTCCTCTTAGTCTCCTTCTGGCTGAAGAAAAAGACAGTTTGTACTCATCAGAAGGCTGTTTCCTTATTCTTATGCGAAAGATTCCTACCAAATCAGTCGAGCGTTTGGTTACTTTACGAGAAGTGCTTGATCACATTAATTGCGAGATGCAACTTGCTCAGAAGAACAATGATGCTCCGAAATTCCAAACATTACAGGCAACCAAAATAAATTTGCATGAGCGCCGCAAGTGTGTCTTGGAGAATTTCACTGGTCCCCTAAACAGAAAACGTTTGCGACTCATAGAGAAAGCCTGCAGAAAATATCAATGTTGCTTGGACTATATGAATGCAAATCCTGATATGATTAAAGATATAGATAAGGAATTCGTTGTCAAGAGTCTCAAAGCCATCCAAGGACATAGAAGCACAGTTAAAAATATTCTT gAAAACAAAGACTGCAATGCTCTCCCTCCACCTCCCTTAGTTCCAAACAGCCAGATTTCTATGGGCATGACCAGCTCAGGTTTGTATCCTTAA